GCGGCGGGCCACCCCCCGCCCTACGCGAATCCGGGGCACGCCACCGCGGCGCCCGCCCCGCAGGAGCGGCCTTGGCCGCGAAGACGACCCAGACCGATGCCATTCGCGGGCAAGCCCGCTTCTACGCCAGGGCAGTGCCCGTACACCGAGAGGGTGGGAGACCCATGGACCGTCGTTTTTCCCTAAAGCGCCCCCCGAGGGGGGACGATAAGAGGGGCAGCAGGGGAAGACGACCCATCGAAAGGAGGTGCCGTCCGGGTACGACAAGGAAGACCCAAGGCCTGGGGAGAGGCCGGCCATCTCCCGGGGGCGCCGCGCCCCGCACTCTGCGGCACACGGCAAGGACGCCGGAATCAATATGCTGGGGCTTCCCCGCCCCACCCTTCATGGAGGAAATACCATGTCTCTGATGATCAACCAGAACATCACGTCCCTCAACGCCTGGCGCAACCTCAGCAACACGAACCGGATGATGAGCAGCACGATGGAGAAGCTCTCCAGCGGCCTGCGCATCAACCGCGCCGCCGACGACCCGAGCGGGCTCGTGGTGTCGGAGCAGATGCGCGCCCAGGTGGTGGGCCTCAAGGCCGCCGTCAAGAACTCGGAGAAGGGCATCTCCATGATCCAGACGGCGGAAGCGTCGCTGGACAAGGTGCACACCCTCCTCGACCAGATGCGCGCCCTGGCGCTCGACTCGGCCAACAACGCGACGAACGACGCCAACATGCTCGCCGCCAACCAGGCCGAGATCCAGAACGCCATCGAGACCATCAGCCGCATCGCCAGCAACACCCAGTACGGCACGAAGAAGCTCCTGGACGGCACCAACAACAACAACTCCGTCGTCTCCAGCGCCGGCACCACAGGGCTCACGAGCGGCAACGTGGAGGCCTCGACCCTGGCGACGGGCAACCACAGCCTGGTAATCACGGCCGCCACGGCTGCCTCCACCGTCATCGGCTCGGGGACGGGCGTTGCGCTCTCGAGCACCCCTGACAACACGCTCTCGGCCGGAACCCACACGCTGACGGTTTCCGGGACCCTCGACACGGCCACCGTCGACAACACGGGGACCACCACGGGCACCTCGAACGCGGCGATGCACGCCGACTCGTATTACAGTGGCAGCGCAGACACCACCTACACCTTCACCTTCGCTGGCAGCGGAACGATCGGTACCGACGCCACCACGATCAACTGGACAAGCAGCACCGGCGGGAGCGGGAGCATCGCCCTCGCGGCAGAC
This DNA window, taken from Thermodesulfobacteriota bacterium, encodes the following:
- a CDS encoding flagellin, with the protein product MSLMINQNITSLNAWRNLSNTNRMMSSTMEKLSSGLRINRAADDPSGLVVSEQMRAQVVGLKAAVKNSEKGISMIQTAEASLDKVHTLLDQMRALALDSANNATNDANMLAANQAEIQNAIETISRIASNTQYGTKKLLDGTNNNNSVVSSAGTTGLTSGNVEASTLATGNHSLVITAATAASTVIGSGTGVALSSTPDNTLSAGTHTLTVSGTLDTATVDNTGTTTGTSNAAMHADSYYSGSADTTYTFTFAGSGTIGTDATTINWTSSTGGSGSIALAADYNTTDALSVEQGLSFTLGAGTFVATESFTVAATASTVSATLDNGPAVSAHSGNTDLTLTSGNGGGGSIDLDFSSYSGAGTVSIAETKATYNGVLDGGDAVNFQASQNNVSFTTGAATGGALTLNFGSTVTAGTAVFANTDSSLVFQIGANQNQTVKIGIRDVSAEQLAKGVTNTSGFTSLAQIDVTTSQGAQDAIALIDKAIDQVSTIRGDLGAFQKNTLEANLDNLRVAAENLQASEAVIRDTDMAAEMATFTKYQIMMQAGTAMLAQANQIPNNILQLLR